In one window of Dokdonia sp. PRO95 DNA:
- a CDS encoding ABC transporter ATP-binding protein — protein sequence MNNSSSHSILQTRDLSIGYLASSANTVIANDINLDINQGELVGIVGINGAGKSTLLRTLSGLQPTVSGEVTLSRKQIKNITPSLLAQQLSVVLTNQPISKNLSVAELVTLGRQPYTNWLGTIADSDKEVIIEALKNTETFALKDKKCYQLSDGQLQRVLIARALAQDTDVILLDEPMTHLDLHHKASLLKLLTSIAHEHGKTILFSTHDIPYALNACDKMIVMKSGTTHFNTPSRLVSDGVFDTLFPSEHVGFDKEKGIFFFKP from the coding sequence ATGAATAATTCAAGTTCACATAGCATTTTACAAACTAGAGATCTTTCTATAGGCTATCTGGCATCGTCAGCAAACACTGTCATTGCTAACGACATAAACCTAGATATTAATCAAGGTGAACTCGTAGGTATTGTGGGAATTAATGGCGCAGGAAAGTCCACATTACTTCGCACATTATCAGGATTACAACCTACTGTGAGTGGTGAGGTTACGCTTTCGCGAAAGCAAATAAAAAACATTACTCCTTCCCTACTCGCACAACAATTGAGTGTTGTACTAACGAACCAACCTATCTCAAAAAATCTATCTGTTGCCGAACTTGTAACATTAGGAAGACAACCCTACACGAACTGGCTAGGAACCATCGCTGATAGTGATAAAGAAGTAATTATCGAGGCACTTAAAAACACGGAGACCTTCGCCCTAAAGGATAAAAAATGTTACCAGCTTAGTGATGGTCAACTACAGCGTGTTTTAATTGCACGAGCACTAGCACAAGATACAGATGTGATTTTGCTTGATGAACCCATGACTCATCTCGACTTACATCACAAAGCTTCGTTATTAAAACTGCTTACTTCTATTGCTCATGAACATGGTAAAACAATATTATTTTCCACACATGACATCCCATATGCGCTAAATGCTTGTGACAAAATGATAGTAATGAAAAGCGGTACAACGCACTTTAACACGCCTTCTAGATTGGTAAGTGATGGAGTTTTTGACACATTGTTTCCTTCTGAGCATGTGGGATTTGATAAAGAAAAGGGTATCTTTTTTTTTAAACCGTAA